In the genome of Candida dubliniensis CD36 chromosome 3, complete sequence, the window TTGTGCTGTTTTGTAAAGGcatattcaataaataaaccGGGCAGTCAATAGAAGGTGATGTTTTTCATACTATCCCCTCCCCCTTTGTAGTCCCAAATCGTAATGTGATGGTGATCTAAGTGCATAATACTGAGGAGTAGTAGAATTGGCAAGATcggaagaaaagaaaaaaaaaaaaaaaaacaaagaagagaaaaacGATTAACAGTTAAAGGTCCTGTAAAAGAATATCCCTTAAAGCATATTCGCTTAAAATGTTGAGTTATAATTGCAAGTAGAAGTCATTATCAGTCTATGTACTATTATGCTCTATAAGAGAGAAGAATGGAgattattcatttttatcaataaaccTCTTAAAGTATCTTACTCTAAAATCGCGGATgtttttctctttcaacCCATTGCTGGTTATGCCTTTATAAGATTCGTCTCTTTTAACGTACACTAATAACCTTCTCGACCACTGATTAAACAGTTGTTCTAAACAATGTAACAACTCTAATCGCTCGTGTTGAGGTATTTGTGTTTCTTCAAAGTTGTCATTTGCTGTAGGCATCCAAAATGCCAATCTACCACCGACTGGTAATCTCTCGCTGGCAAATTGCAACAAATCTTCCAATAAATTGGCCAACAGGTACGGTTTCTTAGGTGGAATAAACTCACGTCTAAGATATGCAATTTCTCCATCAAAGATGTCATGTTCACGCCCAGCTGCTTTTTCTTCGTTCTTAGCACCCAACACACGAAGTCCCTCTCTTACACCATATGGTGGATcacaaacaattgaatctATTTGGAAATCTTTACGAAGGGCATTATGAGTAAAATCCATTGTCAATACATCGATGAAATTGCCAGAAGTACCAtattgtttgaaatttgatttcacaTTTTTATCTTTACCTTTACCATTGAGCATTCTAACATCAATATCAGATCCAATAGGATATCCACCAAAATGTGCTGCTGCCACTAGAAATGAACCGGTTCCTGTAAATGGGTCATATGTGATTTTGCCTGGTGCTATTTGTGCTAGATTGCAAGTAACCAATGATAATTCGGCTTCAAAAGACGTTGTTCCTATGTAATTTCGTTTTTTCAAGTCATACTTTTCTACTAACCCGTTTGATCTTTCACTCAATTGAAGTTGTCTTGTAAACCAAATGTGAATTGGAGTTTCACTTTTAGCCCtatcattatatttatattcttcCACTACGGTAAATATCTCGTCtggatttttcaaatctattTTTCCTTCAAATGGCAAATATGAAAAGGACTCAATAATCTTGACTTTTGCCTTGTTGCTGGGTCTTCCTCGAaagtttttgaaatcaaatttgaacGAAACATCCTTgtaattttcaaatttgtcAGCTGACTTTGCTCGGACATCTTCATGAAGTTTATCGTAAGTTTCTCCGTAACCCCACAACTCATAGATTCCAAACGACATGATAGAtcttgaaatcaattgacGAGCTTGTTCATCGTTTTCCAATGAAACCACTAAAAATGTAGAATCTTCATTATGATTAGACAAATCCACATCTATATTGTATAAATCTGCTAATGCTTCCAACTCCGCTATCCTGAACTTGGGAAATGTCAGAGCAAGATGTATAAGGTaatctttcatttttggGGTTGGCCAAGGTCAGATCCATCCATCGCATagattcttcaattttttaatttttttttttttaattgatacagtttttttttttttttttgtgtcgcaaacatcaacaaaaaatgtTGCAGATATGTTTCCAATATTGGTTCTTCATAAGACTTTTAGGGTCGAAATTCTTAtcattgtttattattaataagCAAATATAGGGTCCTcttatttttaaatcaattataacTACATGAATGGTAAATTTGAGTGAATAGTCATTTGATGCTACCAGTTGTGTAAAACTTTTTCTAtaaattttgattgtttttactgggtaaatttttaatcTTAATTGTTCTAGTCAGTTCCTTTTCTATATAGAGTAACAGCAATTTACACCTCAAACTAATATTTACACAAATCAACCAAGGCAACTCAATGCGTTGTCACAACAAGAATATAGTAACTTctgaaaataaataaacagCTGCTGTAAAGCATCCTGATTAGGCTCTTCTAGATGTGCGTGTTAAATGGAGAATTGTTTGCCACAATTACTTATAAGTCGTGCTCTTTTGTCAAAACTACTTGTTTGACTGGAAAAAAGGAGACAGACAGACAGGcaaacattttttttttttttttccttcaaAAGAAACCAGCATGAGgcgaagaaaaaaaaaaggaagagAATAACAACCATTGGTCATTAGTCATTTATTAACAACCAAGTGTTTGATCAAAATAACATACGTCCTTAGAAGTTATATAGCATTAGGGTGTGTTgttttttataatcaataaaagGATTagtttatttcttttttttttttaaaaaaaaagtttgtATTATTCGTTAAAAGTAGagtatataaataatgtCACTTGAAGACGACGAAGCCCTTTTCGAAGATTTATATGGAGACGACGAAAAACAAGAGGAAAAGCAGGATACAATTCAAAAAGAGgtagaaaaagaaactacTGTTTCCGAAACTGCTCCTGCTTCTGCTCCTGCTTCTGCTTCTGGTCCTGCTCCTGCTACTGAGAATGATAGTTCTGCTCAAAATAAAACCACTACTGAAGGTGAATCAGAAACAGTTCCACCGccacctccaccaccaccaccaccatcacaACCAGTCCCATCTAATGGTGATGTCAATGCTCAATATAATACAACTCAAGATGTTTCTAACGCTACCCCAACAGCACCAACGTCAGTTCCTGCTGGAATGCCTCAATTTCCTTTCGATCCTGctcaatttcaacaatatgCTGCTGCAAATGGTCTCCAATTTCCAGGAAACACTACTAGTCAACAAAACTTTGATACAACTGGAGGCGtcccaccaccaccaccagtgCCAGCACCAGTGccagcaccagcaccagGACCGGCTGCATCTACAGAGACAGCTGGAGGACCTTCAAGAAAATGTTTTATTGGTGGTCTTTCCTGGGATACGACAGAGGAAGCATTGGTATCCCATTTCCAAAAATATGgtaatattgttgattaCACGATTATGAAAGATAGTGCAACAGGTCGTTCCCGtggatttggatttttgACATTTGAAGACGCTAAATCTGTGGATGCATTGCTTAAAGACAGACACGTTTTAGATGGGAAGTTAATTGATCCCAAGAGAGCCATTTCAAAAGAAGATCAAGAAAAAGTTGGTAAAATATTTGTTGGTGGTATTGATCCTATGGTtactgaagaagaatttgacaatttcttttcacaATTTGggaaaattattgattgtcaattgatgattgaTAAAGATACTGGTAGATCTCGtggatttggatttgtCACTTATGATTCACCTGCTGCTGTTGATAAAGTTTGtgttaataaatatttaacaTTAAAGGGTAAAGCTATGGAAGTTAAACGTGCTGCTCCAAGAGGACAACATAATCAACAAGTTATGatgcaacaacaacaacaacaacaagcacAACAAgcacaacagcaacaagcacaacaacaagcaaTGTACCCATATGGTTCTTATGGGTTTCAACAAATGAATGCTGGTACCATGAACCCAGCTATGAGTCAAGAATATATGAGATATTATCAATGGTTTATGTATCAACAAGCCCAAGCTgcacaacaacaacaacaacaacaacagcaacaactgGCAACTCTGGCATCTCCAGAGGCACAACCGGCACAGCCATTGAatccacaacaacaagcaGCAGAAGAAGAGTCTGAAAAATCAGAGGAACCTCCTAGACCTGCCATTCCAACTGGTCCAAAGAGAGCTCCACCAACTGGTCCTTCTTATAGAGGTGGTGGCAGAGGCGGTGGCAGAGGTGGCTACAGAAGAGGCAGAGGGTATCATCCATATAGCAGAGGTGGACGTAGATAAGcaaaaaacgaaaaaaaccaaagaaCGTACGAAtgaaagaacaaaaaaaaaaaaaaaaaaaaatgtccGAAACTTGGGTAAAATTAATaggtatatatatatgcaCATTACAAagtataatatatatatatatatctattttcttttcttacTTGGACGAGCATTTTTAGCTCTTCTCTTTTCTTTAAGTAATCTATCCTTTCTAATTTGTTCAGtagatttaatttcttgttgagGTTTATAAAAACCTTTAACATTAATACCTGATTCAATagctttttcaatttttttcttttgtttatgATAATCATCTCTAAATTTATCTGGTAATTTAGGTgctttttgttgattatgtttgaatcttttattattagaattattagaattgtttttttcaataatacttgttgatttaagatttctttgtttcttccattcatcaaatttccCTGATCTAAATGAAGCAGGGATTTTTGTTCCATTTTCagaaataatatattttttatcagtagattttgaattaatatatttacttttctttttatcccatttcattatttgtttattggtttgtaattt includes:
- a CDS encoding cleavage and polyadenylation factor CF I component, putative (Similar to S. cerevisiae HRP1;~In S. cerevisiae: ubunit of cleavage factor I, a five-subunit complex required for the cleavage and polyadenylation of pre-mRNA 3' ends) produces the protein MSLEDDEALFEDLYGDDEKQEEKQDTIQKEVEKETTVSETAPASAPASASGPAPATENDSSAQNKTTTEGESETVPPPPPPPPPPSQPVPSNGDVNAQYNTTQDVSNATPTAPTSVPAGMPQFPFDPAQFQQYAAANGLQFPGNTTSQQNFDTTGGVPPPPPVPAPVPAPAPGPAASTETAGGPSRKCFIGGLSWDTTEEALVSHFQKYGNIVDYTIMKDSATGRSRGFGFLTFEDAKSVDALLKDRHVLDGKLIDPKRAISKEDQEKVGKIFVGGIDPMVTEEEFDNFFSQFGKIIDCQLMIDKDTGRSRGFGFVTYDSPAAVDKVCVNKYLTLKGKAMEVKRAAPRGQHNQQVMMQQQQQQQAQQAQQQQAQQQAMYPYGSYGFQQMNAGTMNPAMSQEYMRYYQWFMYQQAQAAQQQQQQQQQQSATSASPEAQPAQPLNPQQQAAEEESEKSEEPPRPAIPTGPKRAPPTGPSYRGGGRGGGRGGYRRGRGYHPYSRGGRR
- a CDS encoding tRNA guanosine-2'-o-methyltransferase, putative (Similar to S. cerevisiae TRM11;~In S. cerevisiae: catalytic subunit of an adoMet-dependent tRNA methyltransferase complex (Trm11p-Trm112p), required for the methylation of the guanosine nucleotide at position 10 (m2G10) in tRNAs; contains a THUMP domain and a methyltransferase domain), which gives rise to MKDYLIHLASTFPKFRIAELEALADLYNIDVDLSNHNEDSTFLVVSLENDEQARQLISRSIMSFGIYELWGYGETYDKLHEDVRAKSADKFENYKDVSFKFDFKNFRGRPSNKAKVKIIESFSYLPFEGKIDLKNPDEIFTVVEEYKYNDRAKSETPIHIWFTRQLQLSERSNGLVEKYDLKKRNYIGTTSFEAELSLVTCNLAQIAPGKITYDPFTGTGSFLVAAAHFGGYPIGSDIDVRMLNGKGKDKNVKSNFKQYGTSGNFIDVLTMDFTHNALRKDFQIDSIVCDPPYGVREGLRVLGAKNEEKAAGREHDIFDGEIAYLRREFIPPKKPYSLANLLEDLLQFASERLPVGGRLAFWMPTANDNFEETQIPQHERLELLHCLEQSFNQWSRRLLVYVKRDESYKGITSNGLKEKNIRDFRVRYFKRFIDKNE